The proteins below are encoded in one region of Sphingobacterium sp. R2:
- a CDS encoding NADPH-dependent FMN reductase: MILIISGTNRPNSKTLKIAKCYKQILDRKSIESDIFSLEDLPANILETDLYGKRSAAFEPIQEKVSKAELFIFIAPEYNGSIPGALKLFIDCCTFPISFYHKKVALVGLSSGRYGNLRGIDHLTGICHYLRMHVLPLKIFIPGVQNELNDDGELFKEDTLQFINEQIDEMIRF; this comes from the coding sequence ATGATTTTAATAATATCCGGAACAAACCGCCCCAATAGCAAGACGTTAAAAATAGCAAAGTGCTACAAGCAAATACTTGATCGTAAGTCAATTGAAAGTGACATTTTTTCTTTGGAAGATCTACCAGCAAACATTTTAGAGACAGATCTTTATGGCAAAAGAAGCGCAGCATTCGAACCTATCCAAGAAAAGGTCAGTAAAGCTGAACTGTTTATCTTCATCGCCCCAGAATACAACGGAAGTATACCCGGAGCACTCAAGCTTTTTATCGACTGCTGCACATTTCCGATCAGCTTTTATCACAAGAAAGTTGCATTGGTCGGACTATCTTCTGGACGCTATGGCAACCTTCGTGGGATCGATCACCTCACTGGGATATGCCACTATTTAAGAATGCATGTGCTTCCCCTCAAGATTTTTATCCCCGGGGTTCAGAACGAATTGAATGATGACGGAGAATTATTCAAGGAAGATACACTGCAATTCATCAATGAGCAGATTGATGAAATGATCCGATTTTAA
- a CDS encoding insulinase family protein produces the protein MIRNLFRITAVTFVLTTAGVALFAQSAKFDWKEASEGGYTYKYVTNDPTHSRFYKLKNGLTVILSPTKKEPRIQTYIATKAGSKTDPKEHTGLAHYLEHMLFKGTDKFGSKDWAKEKPLLDQIDALYEKYNSTTDEAERKAIYREIDKVSGEAAKYAIANEYDKLMASMGAEGTNAFTSFEQTGYQEQIPSNVLDKYLAVQAERFRNPVLRLFHTELEAVYEEKNISLDKDNRKAVESMFSAVFPDNNYGKQTTIGTVEHLKNPSLKAIREYFDTYYVPNNMGVIMSGDFDPTEVVKKVDKSFAFMQPKEIPAYTFDAEKPISTPVVREVKGPDAEFMLMGFRFPGAATKDARMLNLMSQILTNGSAGLIDLDLVKNQKLLGAGAFPYILKDYSLLLLQGNPGQGQRLEEVKQLLLQELAKLRKGDFSDDLITAIVNNAKKDEIKQNESYGDRAESLMDAFTSGQDWAAVVGYSDELNKITKQDVVDFANKYLNDNNYVVVYKRKGVDNSVVKVVKPEITPVTVNRDDQSDFLKWVEAMPEDKIQPVWVNYDKAIQKATANGLPVLAVKNSDNELFSLSYRFDGGKWSNKLLSLAAGYLEFLGTKDKSSEQFSKDFYQLASDFSVSAGNEETMVSISGLNSNFTPTLNLIQDLLRNCIADEEAFKMYISRVKKARANAKESKTAIMEGLKSYAKYGAKNPFNNVFTDAELDALKAEDLVNVLHDLANMKHTMLYFGPLSATEFVAKAKPLKQSAGTYTVAKKAVVFEELPTTKNQVLFADFDMKQAEVFWYRSSEVYDSALTPTVSLFNNYFGGGMGSIVFQTIRESKALAYSTYAYYGQPYKKGNRYTVGAYVGTQADKFNDAIKGMNELLDVLPESTKGLDIAKVSLEKSIASERVLNASILGGYLAAQRLGNATDIRKVVYEEAPKLTYENLHAFHKKEMSQKPYVYCVVAKEDSLKPADLAKLGEVKKLNLKEIFGY, from the coding sequence ATGATTAGAAACCTATTTAGAATAACTGCTGTTACGTTTGTGCTAACAACAGCAGGGGTTGCCTTGTTTGCCCAAAGTGCAAAATTCGATTGGAAAGAAGCATCTGAAGGGGGATACACCTATAAGTACGTAACCAATGACCCCACTCACTCTCGGTTCTATAAGTTAAAAAATGGCTTAACGGTGATATTGAGCCCCACAAAAAAGGAACCGCGTATCCAAACCTACATTGCGACAAAGGCAGGTAGTAAAACCGATCCGAAAGAGCATACGGGTTTAGCGCATTACCTGGAGCATATGCTATTCAAGGGAACGGATAAATTTGGATCTAAAGACTGGGCTAAGGAAAAACCGCTATTGGATCAGATCGATGCGCTGTATGAGAAATACAATAGCACGACCGACGAAGCTGAGCGGAAAGCGATTTATAGGGAGATCGATAAAGTATCTGGAGAAGCTGCCAAATATGCGATAGCAAATGAGTACGATAAATTGATGGCGTCCATGGGAGCAGAAGGAACGAATGCTTTCACTTCATTTGAACAGACTGGTTATCAGGAACAAATCCCTAGCAATGTATTGGATAAGTATCTCGCTGTACAAGCTGAACGGTTTAGAAATCCCGTATTGCGCTTGTTTCATACCGAACTTGAAGCTGTTTATGAAGAGAAAAATATAAGTCTGGATAAAGATAATCGTAAGGCCGTGGAATCGATGTTTTCGGCTGTTTTTCCTGATAATAATTATGGAAAACAGACCACTATTGGGACGGTAGAGCATCTTAAAAATCCGTCGTTGAAGGCCATTCGGGAGTATTTTGATACATATTATGTCCCTAATAATATGGGGGTCATTATGTCGGGTGATTTTGATCCCACTGAGGTCGTTAAAAAAGTGGATAAGAGCTTTGCTTTTATGCAGCCCAAAGAGATTCCTGCTTACACTTTTGATGCTGAAAAGCCGATTTCGACACCTGTTGTCCGTGAGGTCAAAGGTCCGGATGCAGAGTTTATGCTGATGGGATTCCGTTTTCCAGGTGCTGCAACGAAGGATGCCCGCATGCTCAATTTGATGAGTCAGATCTTAACGAACGGATCTGCGGGTCTGATTGATCTGGATTTGGTGAAGAACCAAAAATTGTTAGGTGCCGGTGCTTTTCCTTACATATTAAAAGATTATTCCTTGCTGCTACTACAGGGTAATCCAGGTCAGGGACAGCGCTTGGAAGAGGTAAAGCAGTTGCTGTTGCAAGAATTGGCGAAATTGAGAAAAGGTGATTTCTCGGATGATCTGATAACGGCAATTGTCAATAATGCAAAGAAAGATGAAATTAAACAGAACGAAAGCTATGGCGACCGTGCTGAATCATTGATGGATGCCTTTACTTCTGGTCAAGATTGGGCAGCTGTTGTGGGGTATTCGGATGAGTTGAATAAGATTACCAAGCAAGATGTGGTGGACTTTGCAAACAAATACCTGAACGACAATAATTATGTTGTCGTTTATAAACGTAAGGGAGTGGACAATAGTGTGGTTAAGGTTGTTAAACCAGAGATTACGCCTGTAACGGTCAATCGCGACGACCAGTCTGATTTCTTAAAGTGGGTTGAAGCGATGCCGGAGGATAAAATCCAGCCGGTATGGGTAAATTACGACAAAGCTATTCAAAAAGCTACTGCAAATGGACTGCCTGTGCTTGCTGTAAAGAACTCAGATAATGAGCTGTTTTCACTGTCTTATCGTTTTGACGGCGGAAAATGGAGCAATAAGTTACTGTCTTTAGCTGCGGGGTATCTTGAATTTTTGGGTACAAAGGATAAGTCAAGTGAGCAGTTCAGCAAAGATTTTTATCAATTGGCATCTGATTTCTCTGTATCCGCAGGTAATGAGGAAACCATGGTGTCGATTTCGGGCTTAAATTCAAACTTTACACCAACGCTGAACTTGATTCAAGACTTGTTGCGCAATTGTATTGCTGATGAGGAGGCTTTCAAAATGTATATTTCCCGTGTAAAAAAGGCACGAGCAAATGCCAAAGAAAGCAAGACTGCAATCATGGAAGGTTTAAAATCCTATGCTAAATACGGCGCTAAAAATCCATTTAATAATGTGTTTACAGATGCTGAATTGGACGCTTTAAAAGCGGAGGATCTGGTAAATGTATTGCATGATTTGGCGAATATGAAGCACACGATGCTTTATTTTGGTCCATTATCGGCTACGGAATTTGTAGCGAAAGCGAAGCCTTTAAAACAAAGTGCCGGAACATACACAGTGGCAAAAAAGGCAGTTGTGTTTGAAGAGTTGCCAACAACCAAGAATCAGGTGCTTTTTGCTGATTTTGATATGAAACAGGCTGAGGTGTTTTGGTATAGAAGTTCAGAAGTTTACGACAGTGCCCTGACGCCTACTGTTTCGTTGTTTAATAATTATTTTGGCGGCGGTATGGGAAGTATTGTTTTTCAGACTATCCGTGAGTCAAAAGCGTTGGCGTATTCCACCTACGCTTATTATGGCCAACCGTATAAAAAAGGTAATCGCTATACGGTAGGGGCTTACGTTGGCACACAGGCAGATAAGTTTAACGATGCGATTAAAGGCATGAATGAGTTGTTGGATGTGTTGCCTGAAAGCACTAAAGGCCTGGATATCGCAAAAGTTAGCCTAGAAAAATCAATTGCCAGTGAGCGTGTGTTGAATGCTTCTATCTTAGGGGGTTATTTGGCAGCACAACGTCTGGGGAATGCAACCGATATTCGTAAAGTTGTTTACGAAGAGGCACCGAAATTGACGTATGAAAATCTGCATGCTTTTCATAAGAAGGAAATGAGCCAAAAGCCCTATGTTTATTGTGTCGTAGCGAAAGAAGACAGTCTTAAACCAGCTGATCTCGCCAAATTAGGGGAAGTTAAAAAGCTAAATCTAAAAGAGATTTTTGGGTATTAG
- a CDS encoding acyloxyacyl hydrolase, producing MKSRMLAFVTLALLSFRTIAQVTPRIENSTDTLQSLIPAKKRLIFQLEHESGGELKFNERSKETLADSYYNGLNFRVGFQTQFQDSIKSIYNELYNYPIYGIGIYSSTFGQEHLGQPFAAYGFVAIPIRPKVNSRWNFNYRIALGLSGRFNPYNEEDNPFNLLIGSKNNVFIDFGIQANYRLNKHFQVGAGAAFHHFSNGALALPNTGINLVPLSLSVSYTPTDKPFDYRKTRIPPMEKTEELHFNYAFGFKQIDREHDSQYFKSMLGAYYSRHLGYKWRLGAGVDAFYSASGNDERVAGDKAGKFSALFSYGPAVYIDHVLNSRLYINGNVGTYLHRNKFNGESMPIYLRVGVRYKVYKDFFAGVSIKAHGGKADFIEWTTGYGIKLGKKKS from the coding sequence ATGAAATCAAGAATGCTTGCTTTTGTGACCTTGGCCCTGCTCTCCTTTCGTACCATAGCCCAGGTTACACCCCGAATAGAAAATTCAACAGACACTTTACAAAGCCTTATCCCAGCCAAGAAAAGACTGATATTTCAACTTGAACATGAAAGTGGTGGCGAACTTAAATTTAATGAACGTTCCAAAGAAACACTAGCCGACTCCTACTATAACGGCTTAAATTTCAGAGTAGGATTTCAGACCCAGTTTCAAGATTCGATAAAAAGCATTTACAATGAACTGTACAACTATCCGATCTACGGTATTGGTATCTATAGCAGCACCTTTGGACAGGAACATCTGGGCCAGCCTTTTGCAGCATACGGCTTTGTGGCTATTCCCATTCGACCAAAAGTAAATTCGAGATGGAATTTCAATTATCGGATTGCCCTCGGTCTCTCCGGCAGATTCAACCCCTATAACGAAGAAGACAACCCTTTCAACCTCCTTATCGGCAGCAAAAACAACGTTTTTATTGATTTCGGAATCCAGGCCAACTATCGGTTAAACAAACATTTTCAGGTCGGTGCTGGCGCGGCATTTCACCACTTTAGCAATGGAGCACTGGCATTACCCAATACAGGGATAAATCTCGTCCCTTTGAGCTTATCCGTATCGTATACACCAACAGACAAGCCATTTGATTATAGAAAAACGCGTATTCCCCCGATGGAGAAAACCGAAGAACTGCATTTCAATTATGCTTTTGGTTTCAAGCAGATCGACCGCGAGCATGATAGCCAATATTTTAAATCGATGTTGGGAGCATATTATAGCAGACATTTGGGCTACAAATGGCGGCTCGGCGCTGGAGTTGATGCATTCTATTCAGCCAGCGGGAATGATGAAAGAGTGGCGGGCGACAAAGCCGGCAAATTTTCAGCCTTATTTTCTTACGGGCCAGCGGTCTACATAGATCATGTTCTAAATTCGAGATTGTACATCAACGGAAATGTGGGGACCTACCTGCATCGCAACAAATTCAATGGCGAGAGCATGCCCATATACCTTAGAGTAGGTGTACGCTATAAAGTCTACAAAGATTTCTTTGCTGGCGTTTCTATTAAAGCCCACGGAGGTAAAGCAGACTTTATTGAATGGACGACAGGTTACGGCATTAAGCTAGGTAAAAAGAAGAGCTGA